From Streptomyces sp. NBC_01754, a single genomic window includes:
- a CDS encoding carboxymuconolactone decarboxylase family protein: MRLPVLAAEEMNDHQQELHARITARRGGVRGPFRVWLRSPELCERVESLGAFVRFDSSLPKHLRELTLLMAARHFDAQYSWNAHVTAAIEAGIPAEAVEAIAERRVPVFADEADTAFHDFCEELLETHFVSDETFARAHGHFGAQALVDAIGSLGNFTMLGMCLNAFQVDLQPGRRPPFPDIRGFAHVTGDGDRS, encoded by the coding sequence ATGAGACTCCCCGTACTCGCCGCCGAAGAGATGAACGACCACCAACAGGAACTCCACGCGAGGATCACGGCACGCCGGGGCGGCGTCCGCGGACCGTTCCGGGTATGGCTGCGGAGTCCCGAACTGTGCGAACGCGTCGAATCGCTCGGTGCCTTCGTACGCTTCGATTCCAGCCTGCCGAAGCATCTTCGGGAACTCACCCTGCTGATGGCCGCACGCCATTTCGACGCGCAGTACTCCTGGAACGCGCATGTGACCGCCGCGATCGAGGCCGGAATTCCCGCGGAGGCCGTCGAGGCCATCGCCGAGCGCCGGGTGCCGGTCTTCGCCGACGAGGCGGACACCGCGTTCCACGACTTCTGCGAGGAACTGCTGGAAACCCATTTCGTCTCGGACGAGACCTTCGCCCGCGCCCACGGGCACTTCGGTGCGCAGGCCCTGGTCGACGCCATCGGCTCGCTGGGCAACTTCACCATGCTCGGCATGTGCCTCAACGCCTTCCAGGTCGATCTGCAGCCCGGCCGCAGGCCCCCGTTCCCCGACATCCGCGGCTTCGCACACGTCACCGGTGACGGGGACCGGTCGTAG
- a CDS encoding sugar ABC transporter ATP-binding protein, giving the protein MTATTALGTARAVDHPATEPVVRIRDLTKRFGGATALRSVSLDIRPGEIHALMGMNGAGKSTLVQLLSGAHQADGGTIEIEGREQPGLTPRRARRLGVSTVPQRRELVMALTVAENIMLGDLPASRSVVSWKSVERQARQALLDLNIDVDVRRTAGELTVAEQTMVEVAREVRRGGKVLILDEPTACLGAAAADRIRSLVRTLRDEGVAVVYISHYIDEVLSIADHVTVLRDGAVVHSGLAAATGPAGLVRHMVGREVVSRRSERPAPGQTVALTVRNLSDGRDITDFGVQVRKGEIVGVLGPAGDAQSRLFDLLSGRRRPDTGEMEVGGTGVPFGRVSRSLAGGLRCVTGDRRTLGLIPGLSLDENLMLATDRLSGRRLQRWADMTHRAAPRRESYGVVSLTRNPPVGSLSGGNQQKVLLAKWLETSPVACFLEDPTNGVDVAAIADIHALIDQLASRGVAVLLASSSAEEVMRLSDRVIVVSAGRVVAEHDVTAITHDELVATALKGQSR; this is encoded by the coding sequence GTGACCGCCACGACCGCTCTTGGGACCGCCCGTGCCGTGGACCATCCGGCGACGGAACCGGTGGTCCGCATCCGCGACCTCACCAAGCGTTTCGGGGGGGCCACGGCCCTCCGGAGCGTCTCGCTGGACATCCGTCCCGGTGAGATCCACGCCCTGATGGGCATGAACGGTGCCGGCAAGTCCACCCTGGTCCAGCTCTTGTCCGGGGCGCACCAGGCGGACGGCGGCACGATCGAGATCGAGGGGCGCGAGCAGCCGGGCCTGACCCCGCGCCGGGCCCGTCGGCTCGGTGTCTCCACCGTCCCGCAGCGCCGCGAACTGGTCATGGCGCTGACCGTCGCCGAGAACATCATGCTGGGGGACCTCCCCGCCTCCCGCTCCGTCGTGTCGTGGAAGTCCGTCGAACGCCAGGCCCGCCAAGCCCTGCTCGACCTGAACATCGACGTCGACGTCAGGCGGACCGCAGGCGAACTCACCGTCGCCGAGCAGACGATGGTGGAGGTGGCCCGTGAGGTCAGGCGCGGTGGCAAGGTCCTGATCCTGGACGAACCCACCGCCTGCCTGGGAGCGGCGGCGGCCGACCGGATCCGGAGCCTGGTGCGGACCCTGCGGGACGAGGGCGTGGCCGTCGTGTACATCTCGCACTACATCGACGAGGTGCTCTCGATCGCGGACCACGTCACCGTGCTCCGCGACGGGGCCGTGGTGCACAGCGGCCTCGCCGCCGCGACCGGTCCGGCCGGGCTCGTCCGGCACATGGTGGGCCGCGAGGTGGTGTCCCGGCGGTCCGAACGCCCGGCGCCCGGGCAGACGGTCGCACTGACCGTACGCAACCTGTCCGACGGCCGGGACATCACCGACTTCGGCGTCCAGGTGCGCAAGGGCGAGATCGTCGGCGTCCTCGGCCCGGCCGGGGACGCCCAGTCCCGGCTGTTCGATCTGCTGTCCGGCCGGCGGCGCCCCGACACCGGGGAGATGGAGGTGGGCGGGACCGGCGTGCCCTTCGGCCGCGTCTCCCGCTCGCTGGCCGGGGGGCTGCGCTGCGTCACCGGGGACCGCCGCACCCTCGGACTGATCCCGGGACTGTCCCTGGACGAGAACCTCATGCTGGCCACCGACCGGCTGAGCGGGCGGCGGTTGCAGCGCTGGGCCGACATGACCCACCGCGCCGCACCCCGGAGGGAGAGTTACGGGGTCGTCTCGCTGACCCGCAACCCTCCGGTCGGCAGCCTCTCCGGCGGCAACCAGCAGAAGGTCCTGCTGGCCAAGTGGCTGGAGACCTCACCGGTCGCCTGCTTCCTCGAAGACCCCACCAACGGCGTCGACGTGGCGGCGATAGCCGACATCCACGCGCTGATCGACCAGCTCGCCTCGCGGGGTGTGGCCGTCCTGCTCGCTTCCTCGTCCGCCGAGGAGGTCATGCGCCTGTCCGACCGCGTGATCGTCGTCAGCGCCGGCCGTGTGGTCGCCGAGCACGACGTCACCGCCATCACCCACGACGAACTCGTCGCCACCGCCCTCAAAGGACAATCCCGATGA
- a CDS encoding ABC transporter permease: MSITAPPETPATKTPTNGARAAGPFRALSGIPHAGLIAVLIAVVVFAGVETDSFATSTNLINVLRQVSVVAVLAAGLTLLMTAGGMDFSMGSNAAVTTAVAAQFLADGRSSAFTVIVSLLLATAIGLVNGLVVTYTNVAPFVATLATATLLDGVALLVLNGLSVSIGDHLSALGGGTTLGLPNLLIVAALVLLVVGLVMKFTVFGRDAFAIGGNEHVARLSGIDVNWRKLVLYSLAGALSGLAGLMLLSRLGASSPGTGGLQLQLTAVASVVIGGTMLAGGFGTVIGTCLGVVLLGVVANALNLLQVSSYFQQISVGAVLLVAAVANQFHKKSSPH, encoded by the coding sequence ATGAGCATCACGGCTCCGCCGGAGACACCCGCCACCAAGACCCCGACGAACGGCGCCCGGGCGGCAGGCCCCTTCCGCGCGCTGAGCGGCATCCCGCACGCCGGCCTGATCGCCGTCCTGATCGCCGTCGTCGTGTTCGCCGGTGTGGAGACCGATTCCTTCGCCACCTCCACCAACCTGATCAACGTCCTGAGGCAGGTCAGCGTCGTCGCCGTCCTCGCCGCCGGGCTCACCCTGCTGATGACCGCCGGGGGCATGGACTTCTCGATGGGCAGCAACGCGGCGGTCACCACAGCCGTCGCGGCCCAGTTCCTGGCGGACGGCAGGTCCAGCGCCTTCACCGTGATCGTGTCGCTGCTGCTCGCCACCGCCATCGGCCTCGTCAACGGGCTGGTGGTGACCTACACCAACGTGGCGCCTTTCGTGGCCACCCTCGCCACCGCCACCCTCCTGGACGGCGTCGCGCTCCTGGTGCTCAACGGGCTCAGTGTCTCCATCGGGGACCATCTGTCGGCCCTCGGCGGCGGGACGACGCTCGGCCTTCCCAACCTGCTGATCGTGGCGGCCCTGGTCCTCCTCGTCGTCGGCCTGGTCATGAAGTTCACGGTCTTCGGCCGTGACGCCTTCGCGATCGGCGGGAACGAACACGTCGCCCGGCTCAGCGGCATCGACGTCAACTGGCGGAAGCTGGTGCTCTACAGCCTGGCCGGTGCCCTGTCGGGGCTCGCCGGACTGATGCTGCTGTCACGGCTCGGAGCGAGCAGCCCGGGAACCGGAGGACTCCAGCTCCAGCTCACCGCGGTCGCCTCGGTCGTGATCGGCGGCACCATGCTCGCCGGCGGCTTCGGCACCGTGATCGGCACCTGTCTCGGTGTGGTGCTCCTCGGCGTGGTGGCCAACGCGCTCAACCTCCTCCAGGTGTCCAGCTACTTCCAGCAGATCTCGGTCGGCGCCGTCCTCCTCGTCGCCGCCGTCGCCAACCAGTTCCACAAGAAGTCCTCACCGCACTGA